Genomic segment of Malus domestica chromosome 15, GDT2T_hap1:
TAATTTTTCTGTTGCTATGTTTTGCAGGAGACTAGCTCTCATTGTTCTTGCTGCTGTTATGCTTTGTTTGGTCTTCGTTGGATTTTGTaagtcctttttttcttttcgttttgaggtagaaatttccaaaaaaattgACTTTTAAAATTATCCCTTATTAATCTCTCTGTTCTTCTTTTGGACTAAAATTGTTGCAGTGGTTTCCATTTTTGGGATGGAATGTCTTGTATACATGTAAGTGACGTATACACCTAGAACTGTTTCGTGTTCATTTTTCAGATGTCcaaattttggtagaatttgtATGTCTTTGTCCTTTAACAAACACTTGCACATTGATGcagtttggtgattcttgggTGGATTCTCGTCACAGGAACATTCATTTTGTGTGGTGTATTTCTCCTTGTCCATAAGTAAGTGTTGTTTAATCGTTGCAAGAAAACATCATCCATAATCACTGACATTAGTGGCACTGAATAAGGTGGCTTAAAGCAGTACCAGTCCCTATAATTAACGGACATGTTATCAGGCTAAAAGCTTTTGTCACCTCATCTGCCACCGATGTCAGTAAGATTACttgctaattttatttttcgttcTTCTGGTTTTCTGACTTCATTTCCTATGTGCATAATTGTTAGTGTGTTTGCAGATGCATGTGTTTCAATGAATGAGTGGGTGCAGAAGGGCCCCACAGCTCATACTGCCTTAGATGATATACTTCCATGTGTGAACAAAAACATGGCCCAGGAGGCCTTGTCGCGGACTAGGGATGCAACCTTCTATGCTGTTTTTGTGCTCAACCGTGTTGTCACCGATATTGCAAATACTAATTCCCCGGCTAATGGTCCCTTGCACTTCAACCAGACCGGCCCACCATTGCCGCTTCTTTGCAACCCCTTTGATGAAAATCGCAACGAGCGAAAGTGTGTCGATGGTGAAATTCAAATGCAAGATGCTCAAgaggtacaaataaaaaataggagTAATGAATGGAAGAAGCCTAATAGCTAGCATCCATTTCTAAGCTAAAGCATATATGGATTTCTTTGCTTGTGTCACAAGTTATTCAAAAGTTTTGAATGCAAGAGCTCCTAGCTGCAACCAGACATCTGATACCATGTTACACAATCACTAGACACAAAGTATAAGCTTTATAGCTTTTCGTAGTGTCTAAATCTGACATACCTTCTGTAATAATTGCCTCAAACAGGTGTGGAAGAAGTATGTGTGTCAATCTTCGCCAGCGAATGTTTGTATAACTCCTGGTCGGTTAACTCCAAACTACTATGACCAATTGTCCGCCTTCGTCAATGTTAGCTACGCTCTCTATCGTTACAGTCCCTTCTTTCTTGATCTTATAGACTGCACATTTGTTAGGGATGCTTTCTCGGACATAAGTAGAGATCATTGCCCCGCTTTGCGAATACATAGTGCCTGGATGTACATTGGCTTGTTTTTGGTATCTGCAGCTGTAATGTTGTCCTTGATCTTCTGGGTAATCTATGCCCGGGAACGAAGACACCGTGTCTATACCAAAAAGGTTTTGTCTTCTACGGTTTGGCTAGAACAATCTGCAGAGGTGGGGCTGTCTCAGACTTATTCCAGGTCCTCCTCCACGAGAACTCCCATGCATTCCGGACTCCATGATAGGGCGCATAACATTTAAATTTGCATATAGAACAAGCAAGCAaagcttccttttttttttttggttctttttccTTGGATCTACATTTGAGTAATGTACCCTCAATTTTTTGTATATTATACCTACTTATTGCTAGAATCTCCATtagtcacttagtattatggtctagtggtattccatttcgcttgtaagtgagaggtgttaggttcgattctcaccaaaagcgaatttgaaccacattattgccaGCCCATTGTGATGCTAAGCTCATCcccttccccttagtgtaaataatatcatttgtttaaaaaaaacaaaaaaaaagcataaataTAATCAGTTACAAACTCTAATAAAAATAGGTCGGgataaacacaaaataaacaataaatgAGGATAAATCTCAATTTACATACAACTTCTTGTTCCGAACTTCTACTTTTATAAGAAgtaatcaattttatttatgcatattTCTTagaataaaaattatataatgtGGGACTGGCCAATCTTAATTGTCAATGAATAACTTATACCTTATATGTTATCCAAAACCAGCCGTTTAGGTTGAATATATGAAAGACTTCTAGTGCAACCGTTGAATATATGAAAGAAAAAATTACAGATAGTGCTGATAGCTAGGTTTTAGTGTCAATCAACATCATTGAAGTTGTTTGAGTGATAAGAAAAGAAAGTGGAGTTCATTGGCCACAATCCAAGTTACAGGATAATCATATAAGGATATAGTTTGATTCAAATGGGAACAGTTTGTTCTCTTGCTGCCTGTTTATCTTATTTTGTAATCCCATCTcaaaacaatattattttattttatttttttggaaacatgtatacttaatttaattgaaaaccTAGGATTCGTTATTCTTGATGTTCTTAAGAGAGTATCATGTTTATCTTATCCAATTAGAGCAGCTGGCTAGCGTATTATAGGATTTTAATTTAGCAGCATGGTTGAACAATCGCCTAGTATAGCGTGCATTATTGTCATTGTCGTTGGCCaataaaccaataaaaaaaaaaatttaacgaaaagctttcgatactgttcactttaacgaaaaaccatatttttacactaaaaagtcaatcctgatactattcactttaccctttcttTTGTCAGTATCGTTaacttaaaactcaaagttttcaagtcattttcattagttttccttaaaaaaaatctcatatcCTCAGTGTGATCAGAACACGGGATTATACAAATTGTGTGAAATGTgagttaaaaagttaataaataaaatttttctaccacttatataaaaatatgtaaTGTACTACCCGTTTTcctatcaaaatgaaaaatttctccttaacGTGAGCTGTAAGCTAAGAGTGAGTATCTTCTAATACAAAGTGAACATAAGAGTGTTAAGAGATTTCGTGTCCGTACTCCGTACTCTTTGTATATATTTGGTAAGAGAATATTACTTGTGTATTCCTCATGTAACCGGCGACTGATCCAGCAAAGTATTTGAACTAATAGCCATAAATATTCTTCAAAAAACACCACTCAATTCAAAATTCCGGGAACAACCACGAAATGGTTTCATTATGAATAACATAAGGAAACCAATTAGCTTGCCCTAACAGATTTCTTGACATGTAAACAACAAATTAACTAATTATCTACGTTAACATGCACAGGCAGGCGTTTAGAAAGGTACAGTATAATCCTATGTATAATCTTAATTAGGATGCTTTTTTACGTTTTACCATAACCGTTTTAAAAGTATTTGTGTACCAAAGATTAAAATGAGAGAAACAAAATTGCCTATATTCAAGCATTTACAGAGGTTTGTAGTTTGCAAGTTCCAACTTACAAGTAACTTCATACAAATTCGATATATCCATTTTCTTTACTTGTTTTTTTGTTGGATATCCATTTTATAATTACTTGAAATATCATCAGTTGATTAAAGAAAATTATAGGCTAATATAACAATTAGACAAGGTTACTAAGGTAATTGTAAACCCTAGTAAGCTCTATAAAAGACCCGAACTCCAAACCTGTCATTagttttgatataaaaaaaaatttaatcacAAAAAAAGATAGTCATTAGTGGTTGAGCTATTCCATGGCCTCAAAAAAAGCAACCGCCAATCCAAAATCACACACCTCAATCCGTACATGTTCATGTTCACCGACCACACACCCAGGATCTTTCCGGTGCAGTTTGCACAGAAATTCACATAAACAGGTCATAATTTGTAATGATCCTGCAATCGTTGAAAAATCTGGTGCCATAAAGGgatgcctcctccttcaaaTGAATCCCTCAGAACATGATCCTCGGAGAAGGAGAAAGTTCCAGGCGAGGCCTACCAGGTTCTTCCTAGCCAATGAATAACAACAGAAATGAGGTTGCAGTTTCTTGATGATCAATCGGTCCTAGTTTTTGGATTTATTTTTCGGTTCTTATTTTAATTTGGGCCCTTTACGTATAGGTTGGATTTGATAGAAACTTGATCTTCTAGTAGCATGCACTATGTATGGATGTTCATGTGATTAAGTACTTTAATCGTATTGGGAATGAATATATGACAAATTAGTGATTTTCTTTTTCACCATACGGGATTTCTTTGATTTCGTATGGCCACATTGTGAAACTTGCTTCTTCTTCTGTTcttcttttcatatttttcgtaatttttttctttaaaagtaCATAACTAGTAATACAATAGCATATTTGAACCATGACGATACCCCAAAAAATCGTCAGAACAGACAGTATGTTTTATTTAAATAACATGATAATGatataaataaatcaaaacttaaggTATGAGTACATGCCGACCTTAGCTCAGTTGGTAGAGCGGAGGACTGTAGTTGGTAATATCCATCAGATATCCTTAGGTCACTGGTTCGAATCCGGTAGgtcggaaatttttttttttttaatttgtactttTACTTATTCCTAGGTCACTCGTTCGAATCGGTAGGTCGGAaatgtttttagttttaaatttgtaCTTTTACATAGATTCAACTTCTGAATGCTATCCAATGTCATTTAGCACCCAAATCAGAATAGGTGGGTTAGGTTAGTTTGTCTTGTCGGTCTCTTTACATTtgaatcaaatgataaatctgtttttttattattgaacACTTAATAAATCAATAGATTATAATAATTAGATGTTTCGCTCGAGCATTCTTTACATAAGTTAAagtagtttagaatataacCCCGTgtcaaaagaaaattagaatCGGATGTTATTTGACTTGATTGGTTGCAAGAGTTTTAGGACATGAACCTTCGGTCCCTTCAACAAAGGCACCTCCTGCGGCCTATGGGACATGATGCCTGGTTCTCCTCTTCTTCCCCAAGACATTAATTAGACATGTCGCAGGTCAAAAAagacttacaaaaaaaaaaaaactctgacAATTCAAATGCAAGGTACCACAAACTACGCAGACTTTCCAATGCCTTGTGCTTGAGACTTGCAGTTGGCAGTTTGACCCTTAATCCCTTTGCAGTTCACATACTAAAAGAGAAAGAGTAGGGTTCCAGAACTTGttgcgcccccccccccccccccgcgccGCCCCAAAAACCCACCATGTGGGAGGACTTTTCAGTTCATCCAATTGTATAGGGTAACATTTGACTTTTCAGTTCATCCAATCATATAGGGTAACAtttcttcttttgcaagatTAATATAATGACAAAGAAAAATAACTCTCTTAACGAAACGGCCAGTGTAACTCATATATATGATGAATTGGAGTATCTTTCTAAACACAATACGTATACTATATAAGGGTCAAGAACCAAACCCAATTATTTCAGTTACTTATGTtgtataaaagaaacaaaagaggaGTCACAAAGAAAAGTTTAAATAAAAAGTTACTAAATGTTAATTTTTAGGGTTATTGTATTTCTGGTGAGTGAAGTAATTAAATTAGGGAACTTTAAAGAAAAGCTCatagtactgttcattttaacgaaaaaccatatttttacactaaaaagttaatcatggtactattcactttaccttttattttgtcattatcgttaaaactcaaagttttcaagtcattttcattagttttcttattaattatttgaaagcaAAATAGATGGAGAGAGGTCATTCATTTTCTGGCCAGTGGGGACAGAGGCCGAAGTGACTTCCACGAGACGAAACTATGTACCACTGATTTTCATTGCATTACCATAAACTTTTACTAATTATTGGCTTCTTTCACATCTCTACTTATTAATAGTTTGTGGTTAATCACAAAAAGATAAATCTAATAGTTTTGTAATATTTCTTAACGTAAATGTAAATTAGATTGGTTAATTAAAATATTGTATGGTTCTCTTTCActcaaattttaatctttctttgTTCTCCAGTGAGAGAGTCATCTAAAGTTCGAAGTTTGGATCTCtctgttcatatatatatttttttcttttcatatattAAATATAGTCTTCTAACACAAATATTCCTACATAGTCTTTCTAAAAAAGTTAGTACTTCTCATAATTAGAAAAGTATTTTATACGCGTTTGGCTGGAGATTCTAGAGTGTACTACTAGCTATAATATAATTTTTGTCAATGAGATTGATTTGGGCGGCAAGGGAATTATATTGAAGAAGGAGATATACAAGACTTGTAGAGCTTGAAATGGTTGACCCAAGAACTTGGACCTTTTCTTCTCCATGCATCAGTGGTCCTCTTGCTCGTCTAGTCAGGTTTTCACAAtgaattaattacaaaaataacaaaaatttcgATGTAGGTTATTATTGGCTCCATTTTATAGCCCAGGATTCCTCGAACATTCTTCATGATTTAGACGTTTTTAGTGTATTATGATTACCGTCATatgatattattattttactcaaattataatatatatatatatatatattaatatacctATAAGTATGACACGTTTGTAAAATCattttgtgaatgacaatgaattATGCCGAGAATAAATGAGGGAATAATTAACTTGGACAATCAAGTTAATGAAATTCTCTAGGACTCTCGGTGCCTTAAGGAAATAAACATATTGGAGTCCTAATTAAATGCGATCAATTATGGACCTTTATTAAGTAAATACAAGGAGTAAGAGTCATGATGGGACTTTGATTAATTAGATATGGTTTGGGTTGATATCTTTTCCGATAATAGGGAGGAATTGGTTGAAACCCTAGCTATATAACGTAAGAATAGTCCCTGCTTCCATACCAACTGAAACTCACGAAAACTACATGCCTATTTTGATAGTAGAGTTCATTGAgagtgtagacatcgaaatttcgtaaataaatgttgaccggtaaatcaaagtgtcaacgctcatgtattacataaattttacacgtagcgtgtgactcaacgaaaattgaaatgagttggaaaagtcatcaaataggacacgtgtcaacacctggcagaaacgacttatttcatctggaatattatattcaaaattaggccttggaaatttctataaatacaagcctatttcattcatttaaaggaggaccaattcatattacaccttgaagctctaaagctctgaaactccgaagctctcaagcatccaggttcccgaagaatcaagaaagtgttcttcgttcttcgttcatcgttcttccaagatcaagcctcgacggcccttggatcaacaatcatccactttcaagatcaagccccgacggccccttgaagaaagcgttcttcgttcttcgttcatcgttcttccaagatcaagccccaacggccctttggatcaacaatcatccaccaattcaagatcaagccccgacggcccttgaagaaagcatcatcgttcatcatccgttcatccaagatcaagccccaacggccctttggatcaacaacgtcgacaaatccacacatccaaccgttcttcaagatcaagcctaaaagcccttgaagatctgttcatcactgttcttcaagatcaagcccaaaagcccttggagatccgttcatcactgttcttcaaagatcaagcccaaaagcccctttgaagatccgttcaaatccacctcaaagatcaagcccacggccctttgaagaaacttccaactgttcatccaagatcaagcctcgacggcccttggatcaacgaaacacccaccaatcaacacctcacggagatcgaatcagaggatcaaatagagagagattgtaacccaaaatcatcaaatacttaatatttgtttgtgcacgtcgttcttgtctctttcgtttcaggaattttccgtgttcacaaattggcacgcccggtgggaccatctctacctctcatctctttctccgttcaagaaattcgagcacacttccaaaattaatggcttcaaggaaggctcaagctgttcccataaccggcgcaaagaacaaaggcgccctcgtcgcaagtggtgtcacgttgggtatcacgactcgaagcaaagcaaaagctacttctgccacctctttcacctctgcatcaactctgccagggGAACGAGAGTACCCCAGGCACGAGCCtatgatcaccttagcctcactaagggcaccaaggggggaaagaccaagggaatactccgaatccatgctctccgatgacgATTCAAtcggcagttcagccatgcaagtcatgaccgctGGAGCAACTTCAGTCGAGGAACAGcttgctcaaatgaatgaagcaatcgcaagactaactcgaactgtggaagaaaaagacttgcaaatcgcggcattagtcaaccgactggaggcgcaggacagcgagaaacccgacccagagaatgatccactaaagggaggagctggcggagacgaagaacccccggtgaagaaaatcgatgggaagccgaaACCAGACCAAGCaacggcactcatgggatctctttctatccagcagctgcaagagatgatcaccaacaccatcaaggcacagtacgaagggagctcatatacctccgggttgtactcaaagccgtattcaaagaagatcgacgccttaaggatgccgaggggttatcaaccaccaaagttcatgcaatttgatggaaagggaaacccgaaacagcacgttgcccacttcgttgaaacctgcaacaacgcaggaaccgaatgggactacctcgccaagcagtttgtgcgctcgctgaaaggaaatgcctttgagtggtacacggacctagagcctgagtccatcaacagctgggagcaattagagcgggaattcctcaaccgcttctacagcacccgccgcactgtgagcatgctagagctaacgagcacaaagcagtggaaggacgagccagtcattgactacatcaacagatggcgcactctaagcctcgactgtaaagacaggctctcggaaacctcttcaatcgagatgtgcatccaaggcatgcaatggggtttgcaatacatccttcaaggcattaaaccacagactttcgaggaattggccactcgcgcccatgacatggagttgagcatcgcccatcatgggaagaaggaaccgatcgccgactacaagaacgacaaagttcttgggccaaaggtggagaaggctacgtggaaatccaccaaagaagcaatgacagtcaacacagctcccgtcaaaatccctacacgaggcaaggcgattcaaaacgaagcttttcatgatcaagagatgcgtagacacactttgaaggagcttgaggagaagacttatccattccccgactctgatgtggttgccatgctggatgacctgttagacaagaaggtgatcagtttgcctgagtgcagacggccggaagagataaatcgtaccgacagtccaagatactgtaaattccaccgcttcatcagtcatccgacagaaaaatgtttcgtgctgaaagatctcatcatgaagctggctcagaaaggaatcatcgagctagatcttgacgatgtggtgaagtcaaactataccaccttcacttctggctcttccgactcaaagttttcacctcaaccgctgggggcatcgtcCAAGACAagaaaagttgaaggatggactcaagtcactcctaagaaattgcacaagaagcatacgtttCCTCCACatgtccgccaatcggaaagggggcaaagcagctcttgtcaaccttcaaagcaacatgaacgtgttgaagatgatgaaatttcgacacatagatcgtccatccccatcacgatgcgtgatttctttcctgaagacttcttcaatcactcggtcaaggccccttgctatgaagattgtgaggaacgcctctccaaaattacttgacaaattcaccatgctccttgttcgcacgagcctaaaactgcacgaaccaaagctctttgtctgcaagagcctaaactgcaagacacaacactcttcgcctgcacgagcctaaactgcatggcacaacgctcctagtctgcacgagcataaaaggcaacaccaacgctccttgcctgcacgagctgaaactgcaacacggcaccaaacgctcctggtctgcacgagcataaaaggcaacaccaacgctccttgcctgcacgagctgaaactgcaacacggcaccaaacgctccttgcctgcacgaactgaaactgcaacacggcaccaaaagaaaataccaaaaaaaaaaaaaaaaaaaaaaaaaaaaaaaatgtatttgaactacgttacgacttgatcccttctttggaggggtacgtaggcagcttaaatgttcaatttttcgagttcagtcacatcaaaaaaaaaaagaataaatgttttattaaagaaggtcaattttattacaaatttattttgttaagaaaatttgcaattttctttgtacaaaattaaattgcagtttctttgaaaaaaaaataatgaatacatatgttattatgtatttaaaaaaaaaaaaaaaaaaaaaaaggaaatatataCGTATGTGTGTGTGCATATACAAATATAGGCCCATCCacaatttctaaaaaaaaaggggCGGCCCATCTTTCTAAATCCCAATAAGCCCAGCTCTCAAAACCCACTTCGGGTTTTCTCCTCCAACCAAGCCCTTCTCCATTCCAGTCACCCATCCAAGCTCCATGCGCCTCCTCCTGCAAATCTCCCGTCTAATCCGCCATCAAATCCTTCTCAGAGCCCGAGCTTATCATCTGCAAACTACAGGCCAAACACGGGCCCATCATCTCCCTCCGCTTTGGCCCCCGCTCCGCCGTCTTCATCGGCGACCGCTCCCTCGCTCACCAAGCCTTAATCCAGACACCGGCCGATGGGGTCCACATCACGTACCCGCTTAAGGAGCAGATGATGCTCTCCGTCACATCTGTCGTCGTCTCTCTCGATGATAACATGGTGCCAATCTCCGCCGTCGAATCGCTGGTGGAGTTGCTTTTAACGGTGATCAACCGACCCAATCATGGCATCGACCGTCAGGCGCGTGCCCTGGCGTGTGAGTGCCTTCGAGAGATGGAGAAAGCTCGGCCCTCTTTGCTCTCTGAAATCGGCGAACATCTCTAGGAGCTTGTTGCAGAAGAGAAAACCCACCGCCAATCCTCGAGGTCAaggccttcttctccttcttctcaagggaggaggagaaggaggacaCCCAGCAGAGAAAGAAATCAGCAGCAACGGTCGAGCAGTAGGGAGAGACGAACTAGTATTTCACCGGGCAAACGCTCATCTTCTAATGCTAATTCTGCTGCAACTGCCACTTCAACTGCCAATGCGAATCCGAGACCAGGAAAGATGGTTTCCGTCCCGGCAAACTACAGCAGCCGGACAAGCTCCTCGCCGAAACTGCCCTTGGCTTCTCGACCAACTTCACCTGCAACGGCGGCGTCATAGTGCAGGTGGTGGTGCTACAGTGCATTATCTGGGAGAGGTGGGTGTCTTGAGAAATTCTCCTTGATCTCATCCTTGCTGTCTCTGCTGCAACGGATGCGCTTGAAAGATAGGACGGTGATGGCTGTCATTGGGATGATGGAGCAGATCAAAAGGGTGATCTCCGTTATGACTTCGCCATGGATCTGGTCTGCAGCAACGAGCTCTTTGCCAAATTCGTCAAGGGCCGGCTCAGGAAGGACGTTGCCAGATATTCCGGCAGCTCATCTCCGCCATAGATTCCTGCCACAGCCGCGACGTTACCACCAGGATCTGAAGCCGAAGAACTTCCTCCTAGACCAGGACGACAACTTGAAAGTCACCTCATACCCGAGAGCTGTGTGGCCTGCGTGTTCATGTACCTGACTTTTCCTCAATCGAAGCCATGGCCTGTTCCAGCTTCGCGAAGCTTAATGCGTCATCATCTCAATGGTGCTGCCAGCAACATGAAAGGCGGTAAGTTATCCTCGCAGGCTCTTATGCATGATCAGTTTGCTGCAGCACAATCCTCCGGGCCACACCAGCTTGTACCTGCAGGCTTCCCTTATGTACATGCTGCTGTTCCTAGTACGGTCCAGGTAAAACCGGAAGAACAGAAGAAACAACCCGCCGGTGGCAGGGATTGTGTACGAAAAGCTTGATTCTTGCCCAAGGAAACGAGAATTTGCATTCTCCCTCTGGCAGCCTAagaagaagtggaagaagaagcaaGAACAAGACACCGGGTCAAAAGGTCCGACCAAGGACCAGCTGCTCTCGCTCCTCCTGTAGCAGCACCGTCAGCAGCAGTACCCCACCCACGTTTTGGTTCGATAAGCTACCCTCCTCCAATATAGCAAAGTCCAAAGTCATCGAGAACTTCAAGGTTCTGGGAGTCAATTTCGTCCTGGGTGATCTGTACGATCACGAGAGCTCGGTGAATGTGATCAAGCAAGTCGACGTGGTGATCTCGACGGTGAAACATGGTCAGTCGGCTGATCAGGGAAAGATCATTACTTACGCATGCAGCTCGTTTTGAAAGTCCATGCGGAGCAGATGTTTGTTGGACATGGAGATCGGTTATCCAATGTCATCCAAACAGAAACTCAAAGCCGGAGATCATGAGAGCAGCCGAAGAAAGAGATATGTTCTCCGCTCCCTGCTGCTGTCGACTCCCCCAAGGTTCAGACGGCTGCTCCTTGTTCCTCTCTGCCCAGCGAGAGTCCCATCCGTGAGCCCTGATACCGCAACGTGCACCCTCGTCTCGGCCGATAGCAACGGAAAGGCAGCAGCAAAGTGGTGACATTCGGAGACCGTAAGCCCACCGTAATTCTCTCTCCGTCTCTCTTAGACGAACAACAATGGTGTCGCTCACTCTAGGACCAGCTGCTCTCGCACCTCCCGTGGTAGCACCGTCGGCAGCAAGCAAGTCATCTTCCTCCGTGCTCCTCATGTCTTCCGCCAACGATCAGCGCTCCTAGGCGGAGCTCCTCTTCAACCTCTGCAAGCTTGCCGTACTCTCCCCCATCCCCGGCACTCAGATCCTTCAAGCCATCTCTGTGGTTGGGCTGAAGCTACATACGGGCTTGAGGTGGCTCATCAATACGGTGTTCACGGGCAAGCTGGTGTTGTTTCAGACGACATGAATGGGCCCATCAACAATGAGCGGCAATCCCCTTCTGCCCATCAGTTCCAAGCAGCAACGGGGACATCAAAGTCTCCGACATCAAGGCTGCACCGCTCTTCTCTTGCACcctcctccgtctc
This window contains:
- the LOC103400047 gene encoding uncharacterized protein, producing MSCLRSNTWKISILCFSIFLFVPLISGTPDLFDIIRRTAVEVGGERGSVGFHGVVGWDTAARRFLEGKDGENRTVMLLAEQRTRRRDPLDAFKKYNGGWNISNKHYWASVGFTAAPFFVTAVVWFVLFGISLLLIYFCYCCCRKEPYGYSRVAYVLSLSILIFFTLMAILGCAVLYTGQDRFHGSTCSTLGYVVGQADRTAENLRNVSDYLNAAKKIGIDAIVLPADIQQSIDGVMGTIKNAANILSDTTEKNSKRIEDGLDIMRLALIVLAAVMLCLVFVGFLVSIFGMECLVYILVILGWILVTGTFILCGVFLLVHNVFADACVSMNEWVQKGPTAHTALDDILPCVNKNMAQEALSRTRDATFYAVFVLNRVVTDIANTNSPANGPLHFNQTGPPLPLLCNPFDENRNERKCVDGEIQMQDAQEVWKKYVCQSSPANVCITPGRLTPNYYDQLSAFVNVSYALYRYSPFFLDLIDCTFVRDAFSDISRDHCPALRIHSAWMYIGLFLVSAAVMLSLIFWVIYARERRHRVYTKKVLSSTVWLEQSAEVGLSQTYSRSSSTRTPMHSGLHDRAHNI